One part of the Pecten maximus chromosome 9, xPecMax1.1, whole genome shotgun sequence genome encodes these proteins:
- the LOC117334191 gene encoding protein amalgam-like isoform X2 yields the protein MWMSQYNVAITVDDRIILPDSRYSLARSYDKDWGLVINNVKPADEGVYRCVVHSFPILEKQVSLIVLVSPSIDSQMTSNNMAVSEFDDVTLRCHVKGNPKPEITWYRRVSGSDHQSLARERLEQTGNILNIPQITRHSAGEYICHASNGIEPSASRNITVDVLYAPEIQTMMRNMGQYIGRDSTLECTAEGSPIPDMKWYIDGQRIMDSWKFKTTNYVEPLDGVVTSALLIRNIDRIDYRVYTCDAENAHGTAQHNITVFALGAPEVIVEQSSRNMIVREGTEVDLECFASGTPSPTVTWSRDDRQTEIGPGTVTLTNIQGSDAGTYTCFAENPLGSDTLAIQIDVEYPPTVSVQPSEYRFSAGEMIEINCTVRGHPLPQMSWRKEDSTENLAVDISEVDESTWIMALRIDSVTSEDFGTYLCEAVNTANSSSSTIQLIEIHTTNAPTAAPTSTTTTTTTTTTLPTTPESTTMKPTTTMKKDNVHNPAEEIKATSPKPNNQGTDSPPGGENSSPLMRATFTPVLVFFVTVLAIW from the exons ATGTGGATGTCCCAGTATAATGTAGCCATTACGGTGGATGATCGAATTATCTTGCCCGACTCCCGATACAGTCTGGCCCGTTCCTATGATAAAGATTGGGGTCTCGTCATCAATAACGTCAAACCGGCGGATGAGGGTGTATACAGATGTGTGGTTCATTCCTTCCCTATCCTGGAAAAACAAGTCAGCCTAATAGTTCTGG TTTCGCCTTCAATAGACAGTCAAATGACAAGCAACAATatggctgtttctgaatttgaCGATGTGACACTAAGATGCCACGTGAAGGGTAACCCAAAACCGGAAATCACGTGGTATCGCCGAGTTTCCGGTTCTGATCACCAATCTCTAGCCCGGGAGC GATTGGAGCAAACTGGCAACATTCTCAACATTCCTCAAATAACTCGTCATTCCGCCGGCGAGTACATCTGTCATGCTTCCAATGGTATCGAACCCAGCGCCTCAAGAAACATCACCGTGGACGTGCTTT ATGCGCCAGAGATTCAAACCATGATGAGGAATATGGGTCAGTACATCGGTCGAGACTCGACCCTGGAATGCACGGCAGAGGGCAGTCCCATTCCAGACATGAAATGGTATATCGATGGTCAGCGTATAATGGACAGTTGGAAATTTAAAACCACCAACTACGTGGAGCCGCTGGACGGAGTGGTCACTTCTGCTCTTCTCATCCGCAATATTGACCGCATCGACTACAGGGTGTACACGTGCGACGCTGAGAATGCGCACGGCACGGCGCAACATAATATCACTGTTTTTGCATTAG GTGCTCCTGAAGTGATCGTCGAACAGTCGAGCCGTAATATGATCGTTAGAGAAGGAACAGAAGTTGATCTAGAATGTTTCGCCTCCGGGACCCCATCACCAACTGTAACTTGGAGCAGggacgacagacagacag aaatAGGGCCCGGGACAGTAACATTGACCAATATCCAAGGGAGCGATGCTGGAACTTACACGTGCTTCGCTGAAAACCCTCTCGGGTCCGACACTCTGGCTATACAGATAGACGTAGAAT ATCCACCCACGGTGTCTGTACAGCCATCAGAGTACCGGTTCTCCGCAGGAGAGATGATTGAGATCAACTGTACTGTTCGGGGCCACCCCTTACCTCAGATGTCTTGGCGGAAAGAAGACTCGACAGAAAACTTAGCTGTCGATATATCGGAAGTAGACGAAAGCACCTGGATAATGGCACTCCGAATAGACAGTGTCACTTCGGAAGACTTCGGCACTTACCTTTGTGAGGCAGTCAACACAGCTAATAGCAGTTCCAGCACAATCC AATTGATAGAGATTCACACAACGAACGCACCCACAGCTGCGCCGACATCCACGACAACGACaacgacaacgacgacgacaTTGCCAACGACACCCGAATCCACAACAATGAAACCGACAACGACGATGAAAAAAGACAACGTTCACAACCCAGCGGAGGAAATAAAAGCTACCTCACCAAAACCAAACAACCAAGGAACAG ATTCTCCCCCAGGAGGAGAGAATTCATCACCGTTAATGAGAGCGACGTTTACTCCAGTTTTAGTATTTTTTGTTACCGTATTGGCCATCTGGTGA
- the LOC117334011 gene encoding uncharacterized protein LOC117334011, which yields MSSVSRFGNRHREMVVRVPLKKVEELCSLITQVLGKSKIKLADLQSFAGKVAFCARAIPSARAFCRRIYESMSGVKKAYHYIRLGANLKEDLRTLHTFFHSFNGVCYFPDREWLSNVSCELYTDSSGNSALGCGALFQKQWLVVKWSEFHFSAEVFRDITYLELIPIFLALLVWGQELQNKKVIFHCDNMALVEILNKKSSRSCRVMSLITPLLLECMYMYHNVQFKAMHVPGVSNAKADALSRLQFHRFRELAQDSSQQACVIPQAFWTIFMQNSTD from the coding sequence ATGTCTAGTGTTTCTAGGTTTGGAAATAGACACAGGGAAATGGTGGTTAGGGTTCCTTTAAAGAAAGTAGAAGAGCTGTGTTCCTTAATTACTCAAGTGCTTGGTAAGTCAAAAATTAAGTTGGCAGACCTACAGTCCTTTGCAGGTAAAGTTGCATTTTGTGCCAGGGCTATACCTAGTGCTCGTGCTTTCTGTAGACGGATATACGAATCCATGTCGGGTGTCAAAAAGGCGTACCATTACATTCGTCTCGGTGCAAACTTGAAGGAAGATCTTAGGACATTACACACGTTTTTCCATTCTTTTAATGGTGTTTGTTATTTCCCAGATAGGGAATGGTTGTCAAACGTGAGTTGTGAGCTGTACACAGACAGTTCAGGCAACAGTGCATTAGGTTGTGGGGCACTCTTTCAGAAACAATGGTTGGTAGTGAAGTGGTCAGAATTTCACTTCTCGGCTGAGGTTTTTAGGGATATTACTTATCTTGAACTGATTCCAATATTTCTTGCTCTTCTTGTGTGGGGCCAGGAACTTCAGAACAAGaaagttatttttcattgtGATAACATGGCCCTGGTggaaattttaaacaaaaaatcttcTCGATCTtgcagagttatgtcccttatcaCACCCTTGCTATTAgagtgtatgtacatgtaccataatgTCCAGTTCAAAGCAATGCACGTACCAGGGGTTAGTAATGCTAAGGCAGATGCACTCTCTCGTTTGCAGTTTCACCGTTTTCGGGAATTGGCCCAGGATTCATCCCAACAGGCTTGTGTCATTCCACAGGCGTTCTGGACAATTTTCATGCAGAATTCCACAGATTGA
- the LOC117334012 gene encoding uncharacterized protein LOC117334012 yields the protein MPKERGRRASRGNTRLRRRSRPPTRDALPREPEEVQQEPEDIQQEPEEVPEEDHQGLEQDSANFGMNQLLDIPPPPMVPSVSDQLGDHVHASVKEKIWKNEYLDLGVLSDLDPELGMRQNVVFINGSLQLRVAQAKSKVNNIEEWTNAFLIYTSIYLVKWPERAQELIKYMSTVRFAAKNFNGFGWKNYDVQFRLRQARNPLRTWSSIDHELWQMFVSAAYSTARSTSNTSSPAPSSKCYAFNYEGVCHRTQCSYSHTCIRCSGNHAAVRCWASNKAGPSQNFRPRQSHNPQMLRGTNQNNFRFRSPGSYQMRPRTFNQKNMGVRQFPN from the coding sequence ATGCCTAAGGAGCGTGGACGAAGGGCCTCGAGAGGCAATACAAGGTTGAGGAGAAGGTCAAGGCCACCTACCAGGGACGCTTTGCCTCGGGAACCGGAGGAGGTCCAACAGGAACCGGAAGACATCCAACAGGAACCAGAAGAGGTACCAGAGGAGGACCACCAGGGGCTAGAACAGGATTCAGCTAACTTTGGTATGAACCAATTATTAGATATCCCTCCACCCCCAATGGTCCCCAGTGTCAGTGATCAGTTAGGGGATCATGTACATGCTTCTGTTAAGgaaaaaatttggaaaaatgaATATTTGGACCTAGGGGTACTATCAGATTTAGACCCTGAGCTAGGTATGAGACAAAATGTAGTCTTCATTAATGGATCATTACAATTGAGGGTAGCCCAGGCAAAATCCAAAGTCAATAATATTGAAGAATGGACCAATGCATTTTTGATATACACTAGTATCTATTTGGTTAAATGGCCAGAAAGGGCCCAGGAGTTGATTAAGTATATGAGCACCGTGCGATTTGCTGCCAAAAACTTCAATGGCTTTGGGTGGAAAAATTATGATGTACAATTCAGACTACGCCAGGCTCGTAACCCACTAAGAACTTGGTCCAGCATTGATCATGAGTTGTGGCAAATGTTTGTGTCGGCCGCCTATAGCACGGCTAGGTCTACTAGTAATACATCCAGTCCCGCACCTTCAAGTAAATGCTATGCTTTCAATTACGAGGGTGTTTGTCATCGTACACAGTGCTCTTACTCTCACACATGCATACGTTGCTCTGGAAATCACGCAGCAGTTAGATGTTGGGCTAGTAATAAGGCAGGTCCATCCCAGAACTTCCGTCCCCGTCAGAGCCATAATCCTCAGATGTTACGGGGCACCAACCAGAATAATTTTCGCTTTCGTTCCCCCGGCAGTTACCAAATGCGGCCCAGAACATTCAACCAGAAAAATATGGGAGTTAGGCAATTCCCCAATTAG
- the LOC117334191 gene encoding protein amalgam-like isoform X1, whose protein sequence is MSWKIMMSIALPLVGVCFVTVTARPVLETTPLNITAKRGFSVTLPCSIQDLGTHRVMWMSQYNVAITVDDRIILPDSRYSLARSYDKDWGLVINNVKPADEGVYRCVVHSFPILEKQVSLIVLVSPSIDSQMTSNNMAVSEFDDVTLRCHVKGNPKPEITWYRRVSGSDHQSLARERLEQTGNILNIPQITRHSAGEYICHASNGIEPSASRNITVDVLYAPEIQTMMRNMGQYIGRDSTLECTAEGSPIPDMKWYIDGQRIMDSWKFKTTNYVEPLDGVVTSALLIRNIDRIDYRVYTCDAENAHGTAQHNITVFALGAPEVIVEQSSRNMIVREGTEVDLECFASGTPSPTVTWSRDDRQTEIGPGTVTLTNIQGSDAGTYTCFAENPLGSDTLAIQIDVEYPPTVSVQPSEYRFSAGEMIEINCTVRGHPLPQMSWRKEDSTENLAVDISEVDESTWIMALRIDSVTSEDFGTYLCEAVNTANSSSSTIQLIEIHTTNAPTAAPTSTTTTTTTTTTLPTTPESTTMKPTTTMKKDNVHNPAEEIKATSPKPNNQGTDSPPGGENSSPLMRATFTPVLVFFVTVLAIW, encoded by the exons CTCGACCCGTTCTTGAAACCACGCCTCTCAACATCACAGCCAAGCGAGGTTTCTCCGTCACGCTTCCGTGTAGTATCCAGGATCTCGGCACCCATAGG GTGATGTGGATGTCCCAGTATAATGTAGCCATTACGGTGGATGATCGAATTATCTTGCCCGACTCCCGATACAGTCTGGCCCGTTCCTATGATAAAGATTGGGGTCTCGTCATCAATAACGTCAAACCGGCGGATGAGGGTGTATACAGATGTGTGGTTCATTCCTTCCCTATCCTGGAAAAACAAGTCAGCCTAATAGTTCTGG TTTCGCCTTCAATAGACAGTCAAATGACAAGCAACAATatggctgtttctgaatttgaCGATGTGACACTAAGATGCCACGTGAAGGGTAACCCAAAACCGGAAATCACGTGGTATCGCCGAGTTTCCGGTTCTGATCACCAATCTCTAGCCCGGGAGC GATTGGAGCAAACTGGCAACATTCTCAACATTCCTCAAATAACTCGTCATTCCGCCGGCGAGTACATCTGTCATGCTTCCAATGGTATCGAACCCAGCGCCTCAAGAAACATCACCGTGGACGTGCTTT ATGCGCCAGAGATTCAAACCATGATGAGGAATATGGGTCAGTACATCGGTCGAGACTCGACCCTGGAATGCACGGCAGAGGGCAGTCCCATTCCAGACATGAAATGGTATATCGATGGTCAGCGTATAATGGACAGTTGGAAATTTAAAACCACCAACTACGTGGAGCCGCTGGACGGAGTGGTCACTTCTGCTCTTCTCATCCGCAATATTGACCGCATCGACTACAGGGTGTACACGTGCGACGCTGAGAATGCGCACGGCACGGCGCAACATAATATCACTGTTTTTGCATTAG GTGCTCCTGAAGTGATCGTCGAACAGTCGAGCCGTAATATGATCGTTAGAGAAGGAACAGAAGTTGATCTAGAATGTTTCGCCTCCGGGACCCCATCACCAACTGTAACTTGGAGCAGggacgacagacagacag aaatAGGGCCCGGGACAGTAACATTGACCAATATCCAAGGGAGCGATGCTGGAACTTACACGTGCTTCGCTGAAAACCCTCTCGGGTCCGACACTCTGGCTATACAGATAGACGTAGAAT ATCCACCCACGGTGTCTGTACAGCCATCAGAGTACCGGTTCTCCGCAGGAGAGATGATTGAGATCAACTGTACTGTTCGGGGCCACCCCTTACCTCAGATGTCTTGGCGGAAAGAAGACTCGACAGAAAACTTAGCTGTCGATATATCGGAAGTAGACGAAAGCACCTGGATAATGGCACTCCGAATAGACAGTGTCACTTCGGAAGACTTCGGCACTTACCTTTGTGAGGCAGTCAACACAGCTAATAGCAGTTCCAGCACAATCC AATTGATAGAGATTCACACAACGAACGCACCCACAGCTGCGCCGACATCCACGACAACGACaacgacaacgacgacgacaTTGCCAACGACACCCGAATCCACAACAATGAAACCGACAACGACGATGAAAAAAGACAACGTTCACAACCCAGCGGAGGAAATAAAAGCTACCTCACCAAAACCAAACAACCAAGGAACAG ATTCTCCCCCAGGAGGAGAGAATTCATCACCGTTAATGAGAGCGACGTTTACTCCAGTTTTAGTATTTTTTGTTACCGTATTGGCCATCTGGTGA